A DNA window from Streptomyces canus contains the following coding sequences:
- a CDS encoding ABC transporter permease: MPETVAPEETVEPEETEGPLPPDPPGKRVTWQKLTFLPAFLIAVLLATWLWFERADLDPISENALSNGQVSRALWQQVELTAISTFFVLIIAIPLGIVLTRRAFRKASPVAMAVANMGQATPAIGLLALLVIWLGTGMRAALIGMVAYAVLPVLSNTIAGLKANDPTLLEAARGIGMSSMGVLSRVELPLAVPLILAGVRTALVLNVGTATLATFGGGGGLGVLITTGITNQRMPVLMLGSILTVTLALLVDWLASLAELLLRPRGLEAGT; this comes from the coding sequence ATGCCGGAGACCGTCGCACCGGAGGAGACGGTGGAACCGGAGGAGACCGAGGGCCCTCTCCCGCCGGACCCGCCCGGCAAGCGGGTGACCTGGCAGAAGCTGACCTTTCTGCCCGCGTTCCTCATCGCCGTCCTGCTCGCGACCTGGCTGTGGTTCGAGCGGGCCGACCTGGACCCGATCTCCGAGAACGCGCTGTCGAACGGGCAGGTGTCCAGGGCCCTGTGGCAGCAGGTGGAGCTGACGGCGATCTCGACGTTCTTCGTGCTGATCATCGCGATCCCGCTGGGGATCGTGCTGACCCGCAGGGCCTTCCGGAAGGCGAGCCCGGTGGCGATGGCGGTCGCCAACATGGGCCAGGCGACCCCGGCGATCGGCCTGCTGGCCCTGCTGGTGATCTGGCTGGGCACGGGCATGAGGGCGGCCCTGATCGGCATGGTCGCCTACGCCGTCCTGCCGGTCCTGTCGAACACGATCGCGGGCCTGAAGGCGAACGACCCGACCCTGCTGGAGGCGGCACGGGGCATCGGGATGTCGTCCATGGGGGTGCTGTCACGCGTCGAACTCCCGCTGGCCGTCCCGCTGATCCTCGCGGGCGTCCGCACGGCCCTGGTCCTCAACGTCGGTACGGCGACCCTCGCGACCTTCGGCGGGGGCGGCGGACTGGGCGTCCTGATCACGACCGGCATCACCAACCAGCGGATGCCGGTGCTGATGCTCGGTTCGATCCTCACGGTGACGCTGGCCCTGCTGGTCGACTGGCTGGCCTCCTTGGCCGAACTGCTGCTCAGGCCACGCGGGTTGGAGGCAGGAACGTGA
- a CDS encoding glycine betaine ABC transporter substrate-binding protein: protein MRRTPLTLAGVLVLLSGCGLTSGSPMVDEVKPGSIGRGEPLEGADLTVTSKEFTEQLILGAIMGIAFQAAGADVLDRTGIQGSVGAREAVKSGDADGMYEYTGTAWITYQGNGEPIADPQEQWAAVRKADLGNGLTWLPKASLNNTYALAMNQAGFRKYRTKTLSDVAALAKKDSGAVTLCVEGEFANRADGLPGMEKAYGMSIPARNITQMDTGIIYTQVAKGSCRYGEVFTTDGRITSMNLVVMRDDRKFFPNYNAAPVINSKALKRWPAIAEVLNPVTKELDNTVARELNAKVDVAGEDPHQVALDWMKAQGFVK, encoded by the coding sequence ATGAGACGGACACCTCTGACGCTGGCCGGGGTCCTGGTCCTGCTGTCCGGCTGCGGGCTGACCAGTGGCTCCCCCATGGTCGACGAGGTGAAGCCGGGTTCGATCGGGCGGGGTGAGCCGCTCGAGGGCGCGGATCTGACGGTCACGTCGAAGGAGTTCACCGAGCAGCTGATCCTCGGCGCGATCATGGGGATCGCGTTCCAGGCGGCCGGGGCGGATGTGCTCGACCGCACGGGGATCCAGGGGTCGGTCGGGGCGCGGGAGGCGGTCAAGTCCGGTGACGCGGACGGGATGTACGAGTACACAGGCACCGCGTGGATCACGTACCAGGGCAACGGTGAGCCGATCGCCGATCCGCAGGAGCAGTGGGCGGCAGTACGGAAGGCCGACCTGGGGAACGGACTGACATGGCTGCCCAAGGCGTCCCTGAACAACACCTACGCCCTCGCCATGAACCAGGCCGGCTTCAGGAAGTACCGCACGAAGACGCTCTCCGACGTGGCCGCGCTGGCGAAGAAGGACTCCGGTGCGGTGACGCTGTGCGTGGAGGGCGAGTTCGCCAACCGCGCCGACGGACTGCCGGGCATGGAGAAGGCGTACGGGATGAGCATCCCGGCGAGGAACATCACCCAGATGGACACCGGGATCATCTACACCCAGGTGGCGAAGGGCAGTTGCCGGTACGGGGAGGTCTTCACGACCGACGGGCGCATCACGTCCATGAACCTGGTGGTGATGCGGGACGACCGGAAGTTCTTCCCCAACTACAACGCGGCTCCCGTGATCAACTCCAAGGCCCTGAAGAGGTGGCCTGCCATCGCGGAGGTCCTGAACCCGGTCACGAAGGAGCTGGACAACACGGTGGCGCGGGAGTTGAACGCGAAGGTGGATGTCGCCGGGGAGGATCCGCATCAGGTGGCGCTGGACTGGATGAAGGCGCAGGGGTTCGTGAAGTAG
- a CDS encoding Lrp/AsnC family transcriptional regulator, translating into MGIDELDGRIIVLLAREPRIGVLEMSRRLGVARGTVQARLDRLQSNGVIRGFGPQVDPAALGYPVTAFATLQIRQGQGADVRAHLATVPEVLELHTTTGSGDMLCRLVARSNADLQRVIDRVVGFDGIVRAATAIVMENPVPLRIIPLVEQAAEDSART; encoded by the coding sequence GTGGGGATCGACGAGCTGGACGGGCGGATCATCGTGCTCCTCGCGCGCGAGCCGCGGATCGGCGTGCTGGAGATGTCCCGGCGGCTGGGGGTGGCCCGGGGGACCGTGCAGGCGCGGCTCGACCGGCTTCAGTCGAACGGAGTCATCCGGGGATTCGGTCCGCAGGTCGATCCGGCGGCGCTGGGCTACCCGGTGACCGCGTTCGCCACGCTGCAGATCAGGCAGGGGCAAGGGGCCGACGTACGGGCGCACTTGGCTACCGTGCCGGAGGTCCTGGAGCTGCACACCACCACCGGCAGCGGGGACATGCTGTGCCGCCTCGTGGCCCGGTCCAACGCCGATCTCCAACGTGTGATCGACCGGGTTGTCGGTTTCGATGGGATCGTCCGGGCCGCCACCGCGATCGTCATGGAGAACCCCGTTCCGCTGCGGATCATCCCGCTGGTGGAGCAGGCGGCGGAGGACTCGGCGAGGACCTGA
- a CDS encoding S16 family serine protease, whose translation MLSRLTRPQALAVCALPVVALVATALFAPLPFALAQPGMTANVLGANKGAEVITISGAKTRATSGQLRMTTIEATGPDTHVSLGDVFDSWFRTDRAVMPHDAVYPSGQSVKEIEKHNTAQMKESQDAATEAALNYLKLGNDKVEVTLKLADVGGPSAGLLFTLGIIDKLDGDGAGGDLTGGRTIAGTGTIDADGTVGAVGGVALKTQAAKRDGATVFLVPEEECSDAKAELPKGLRLIPVTSLKGAMSALTALESGKGSVPAC comes from the coding sequence GTGCTCTCTCGCCTCACGCGCCCCCAGGCCCTCGCCGTCTGCGCCCTGCCCGTCGTGGCACTGGTCGCCACGGCCCTCTTCGCGCCGCTGCCCTTCGCACTGGCGCAGCCCGGGATGACGGCGAACGTGCTCGGCGCGAACAAGGGCGCGGAGGTGATCACGATCTCCGGGGCGAAGACGCGTGCGACGAGCGGGCAGCTGCGGATGACGACCATCGAGGCGACCGGGCCCGACACCCATGTCTCGCTCGGTGACGTCTTCGACAGCTGGTTCCGCACCGACCGGGCGGTCATGCCCCATGACGCGGTCTACCCGAGCGGGCAGAGCGTCAAGGAGATCGAGAAGCACAACACCGCGCAGATGAAGGAGTCCCAGGACGCGGCGACCGAGGCGGCGCTGAACTACCTGAAGCTCGGGAACGACAAGGTCGAGGTCACGCTGAAGCTCGCGGACGTGGGCGGGCCCAGCGCGGGGCTGCTGTTCACTCTGGGGATCATCGACAAGCTCGACGGTGACGGCGCCGGGGGCGACCTCACGGGCGGCCGCACCATCGCCGGGACGGGGACGATCGACGCGGACGGGACGGTCGGCGCGGTGGGCGGCGTGGCACTGAAGACGCAGGCCGCGAAGCGGGACGGGGCGACGGTGTTCCTGGTCCCCGAGGAGGAGTGCTCCGACGCGAAGGCGGAGCTGCCGAAGGGGCTGCGGCTGATCCCGGTGACGTCCCTGAAGGGGGCGATGAGTGCGCTGACCGCACTGGAGTCGGGTAAGGGGTCCGTCCCCGCCTGCTAG
- a CDS encoding chorismate synthase: MTGVSIRTVHDVAGLHAVSAYFGEVWRTPRTAPPYPAEVLHSLVHAGGAVHAAYDGERLAGACVAVFGPPGSQEVYSLVAAAEPGLGQPVKRAQRDWALGLGARTMRWTFDPLVARNARFNLAKLGAVGTEYVVDFYGPMRDGVNDGDESDRLTVTWDLVAPGQPYDPGEREAAPATHRAPDGATLARRDLADLHVWCRAPDDVVKLRSADPALALRWRRAVREVFTEAFGQGFRATGMSHDGWYTLTRENDEEGTV, translated from the coding sequence ATGACCGGAGTGAGTATCCGTACCGTCCACGACGTCGCCGGCCTCCACGCCGTCAGCGCGTACTTCGGCGAGGTGTGGCGGACCCCGCGCACGGCCCCGCCCTACCCGGCCGAGGTGCTGCACAGCCTGGTCCACGCGGGCGGCGCGGTGCACGCCGCGTACGACGGTGAGCGCCTCGCCGGGGCCTGTGTCGCCGTGTTCGGGCCGCCGGGCTCGCAGGAGGTGTACTCCCTGGTCGCCGCCGCGGAGCCCGGGCTCGGGCAGCCGGTGAAGCGGGCGCAACGGGACTGGGCGCTCGGCCTCGGGGCCCGCACGATGCGCTGGACCTTCGACCCGCTGGTCGCCCGCAACGCCCGCTTCAACCTGGCCAAGCTGGGCGCGGTGGGCACCGAGTACGTCGTCGACTTCTACGGCCCCATGAGGGACGGCGTGAACGACGGCGACGAGAGCGACCGGCTGACGGTGACCTGGGACCTGGTGGCGCCGGGGCAGCCGTACGACCCGGGGGAGCGCGAGGCCGCACCCGCCACCCACCGTGCCCCCGACGGAGCGACCCTCGCCCGCCGCGACCTCGCCGACCTGCACGTCTGGTGCCGGGCCCCGGACGACGTCGTCAAGCTGCGGTCCGCCGACCCGGCGCTCGCACTGCGCTGGCGGCGGGCCGTGCGCGAGGTGTTCACGGAGGCCTTCGGGCAGGGGTTCCGGGCGACCGGGATGTCCCACGACGGCTGGTACACGCTCACCCGCGAGAACGACGAGGAAGGCACCGTATGA
- a CDS encoding ArsR/SmtB family transcription factor: protein MPEEPNVRKLDARSLRGLAHPLRMQLLDALRHGGPATASQLAEKLGESSGATSYHLRQLAAHGFVEDAPERGKGRERWWKSVHKGLSFDDSLLTDSDPAVRGAADMYLHEVATTQIQNLSNWLGDRATWPEEWNRVWDMSSATLRLTPELTKELIEKMHALIDTYRDRSTTGDNAAQVRIHTHAFPVATD, encoded by the coding sequence ATGCCGGAAGAGCCCAACGTACGGAAACTCGACGCCCGTTCACTGCGCGGGCTGGCCCATCCCCTGCGGATGCAGCTGCTGGACGCCCTGCGCCACGGCGGTCCCGCCACCGCGTCCCAACTCGCCGAGAAACTGGGCGAGTCGAGCGGCGCCACCAGCTACCACCTGCGTCAGCTGGCCGCGCACGGCTTCGTGGAGGACGCCCCGGAGCGCGGCAAGGGTCGGGAGCGCTGGTGGAAGTCGGTCCACAAGGGGCTGAGCTTCGACGACTCCCTGCTCACGGACAGCGATCCGGCCGTCCGCGGAGCCGCCGACATGTACCTCCACGAGGTCGCCACCACCCAGATCCAGAACCTCTCCAACTGGCTGGGCGACCGTGCCACCTGGCCCGAGGAGTGGAACCGCGTCTGGGACATGAGCAGCGCAACGCTACGGCTGACCCCCGAGCTGACCAAAGAACTCATCGAGAAGATGCACGCCCTGATCGACACCTACCGCGACCGGTCCACCACCGGAGACAACGCGGCCCAGGTACGCATCCACACGCACGCCTTCCCCGTAGCCACGGACTGA
- the menC gene encoding o-succinylbenzoate synthase, with product MKIERVEVVHVAIPLVSPFRTSFGTMTTKDTFLLHVVTDTAEGWSEFAADPQPRYCSEFTAGAELVLRDFLVPRVAALPTLTAALVGPAVSGIKGHELAKAALETAILDAELRSYGMPLAVYLGAVRERVPAGVSVGIKDSVPELLDDVERYLAEGYVRIKLKIEPGWDVEPVRAVRERFGAALPLQVDANTAYTLADAEHLRRLDEFGLLLIEEPLDENNLYGHARLQSRIATPVCLDESLHNARDTASAIAMDACRVVNIKPARVGGYLEARRIHDVARAHGVPVWCGGMLETGIGRAPNLALAALPGFTLPGDTSASARYFAEDITEPFVLVDGHLPVPRTPGIGVEPLPDVLRRFTRARRDLYGG from the coding sequence ATGAAAATCGAACGCGTCGAGGTCGTCCATGTGGCGATCCCGCTCGTCAGCCCCTTCCGCACCTCCTTCGGCACGATGACGACGAAGGACACCTTCCTGCTGCACGTCGTCACGGACACCGCGGAGGGCTGGTCGGAGTTCGCCGCCGACCCCCAGCCGCGGTACTGCTCGGAGTTCACGGCGGGCGCGGAGCTCGTGCTGCGGGACTTCCTGGTGCCGAGGGTGGCGGCACTGCCCACGCTCACGGCAGCGCTGGTCGGGCCCGCGGTCAGCGGGATCAAGGGGCATGAGCTGGCGAAGGCGGCCCTGGAGACGGCGATCCTGGACGCGGAGCTGCGGTCGTACGGCATGCCGCTGGCGGTGTATCTCGGCGCGGTGCGCGAGCGGGTGCCCGCGGGGGTGTCGGTGGGGATCAAGGACTCCGTGCCGGAGCTGCTGGACGACGTCGAGCGGTATCTCGCCGAGGGGTACGTCCGGATCAAGCTGAAGATCGAACCCGGCTGGGACGTCGAGCCGGTACGGGCCGTGCGCGAGCGCTTCGGCGCCGCACTGCCCCTCCAGGTCGACGCCAACACGGCGTACACCCTCGCGGACGCCGAACACCTGCGGCGGCTCGACGAGTTCGGGCTGCTGCTGATCGAGGAGCCGCTGGACGAGAACAACCTGTACGGCCACGCGCGCCTCCAGAGCCGTATCGCCACCCCCGTCTGCCTCGACGAGTCCCTGCACAATGCCCGGGACACCGCCTCCGCGATCGCGATGGACGCGTGCCGGGTCGTGAACATCAAGCCCGCGCGCGTGGGCGGCTATCTGGAGGCCCGCCGCATCCACGACGTGGCTCGCGCGCACGGCGTGCCGGTGTGGTGCGGCGGCATGCTGGAGACGGGAATCGGCCGCGCCCCGAACCTCGCCCTGGCCGCCCTGCCCGGCTTCACGCTCCCCGGCGACACCTCGGCCTCCGCCCGCTACTTCGCCGAGGACATCACCGAGCCGTTCGTCCTGGTGGACGGCCACCTGCCGGTGCCGCGGACGCCCGGCATCGGCGTCGAACCGCTGCCGGACGTCCTACGGCGCTTCACGCGCGCGAGGCGGGACCTGTACGGGGGCTGA
- a CDS encoding betaine/proline/choline family ABC transporter ATP-binding protein (Members of the family are the ATP-binding subunit of ABC transporters for substrates such as betaine, L-proline or other amino acids, choline, carnitine, etc. The substrate specificity is best determined from the substrate-binding subunit, rather than this subunit, as it interacts with the permease subunit and not with substrate directly.), whose amino-acid sequence MAETSGTSGASIELENLTKRYPGNPRPAVDNVTMEIKAGELVVFVGPSGCGKSTTLKMINRLIEPTGGRIRINGEDVTGIDPVELRRRVGYAIQSAGLFPHMTVAQNIALVPKMIGWGKGRIKDRVEELLDLVGLDPGEFLGRYPRGLSGGQQQRVGVARALAADPPVLLMDEPFGAVDPITRDHLQDELIRLQHELHKTIVFVTHDFDEAIKLGDRIAVLRERSHIAQFDTPEAILTNPADDFVSGFVGAGAALKRLNLTRVRDVEITDYPTVTVDDPVQEIFNKLRGSGTNEILLLDRRGRPYKWLRRGDMMRAKGSSARAGTLVSDTVTTDATLRDALEAVLTDNAGRVAVTGRRGEYAGVVDMETLLNSVHTLLDADRLEAREHQHALEEIRAAQTHAEQEGAGGGERKA is encoded by the coding sequence GTGGCTGAGACGTCCGGCACCTCGGGTGCGTCCATCGAGCTGGAGAACCTGACCAAGAGGTACCCCGGCAATCCGCGGCCCGCCGTCGACAACGTCACCATGGAGATCAAGGCCGGCGAGCTCGTCGTCTTCGTCGGGCCGTCCGGATGCGGTAAGTCGACGACACTCAAGATGATCAACAGGTTGATCGAGCCGACCGGTGGGCGCATCCGGATCAACGGTGAGGACGTGACCGGCATCGATCCGGTCGAGCTGCGCCGCAGGGTGGGCTACGCGATCCAGTCGGCCGGTCTCTTCCCGCACATGACGGTCGCGCAGAACATCGCCCTCGTGCCGAAGATGATCGGCTGGGGAAAGGGGCGGATCAAGGACCGCGTGGAGGAGCTGCTCGACCTCGTCGGGCTCGACCCCGGGGAGTTCCTCGGCCGCTATCCACGCGGGCTCTCCGGCGGCCAGCAGCAGCGGGTGGGGGTGGCGAGGGCGTTGGCGGCCGATCCCCCCGTCCTGCTGATGGACGAGCCGTTCGGTGCGGTCGACCCGATCACCCGCGACCATCTCCAGGACGAGCTGATCCGGCTCCAGCACGAGCTGCACAAGACGATCGTCTTCGTCACCCATGACTTCGACGAGGCGATCAAGCTCGGTGACCGGATCGCCGTCCTGCGCGAACGGTCCCACATCGCCCAGTTCGACACCCCCGAGGCCATCCTGACCAACCCGGCGGACGACTTCGTGTCCGGTTTCGTCGGAGCCGGGGCGGCGCTGAAACGGCTGAACCTCACCCGCGTACGGGATGTGGAGATCACCGATTATCCGACGGTGACCGTCGACGACCCCGTCCAGGAGATCTTCAACAAGCTCCGGGGCAGCGGCACGAACGAGATCCTGCTGCTCGACAGGCGCGGACGGCCGTACAAGTGGCTCAGGCGCGGCGACATGATGCGCGCCAAGGGATCGTCGGCCCGGGCCGGGACGCTGGTGAGCGACACGGTGACCACGGACGCGACGCTGCGGGACGCGCTGGAGGCCGTGCTGACCGACAACGCGGGGCGGGTCGCGGTGACCGGGCGGCGCGGTGAGTACGCGGGGGTCGTCGACATGGAGACGCTCTTGAACTCCGTGCACACGCTTCTGGACGCCGACCGGCTGGAGGCCAGGGAGCACCAGCACGCGCTGGAGGAGATCCGGGCCGCCCAGACGCACGCCGAGCAGGAAGGCGCGGGCGGAGGGGAGAGGAAGGCGTGA
- a CDS encoding ABC transporter permease has translation MSFWEYLGNRHQQLLADAYQHASVVFQCMVVATVIGVLIGVATYRSEWGGNLATTATSTILTVPSLAMIGLLIPAVGLGVPPTVIALTLYGLLPVVRNAIVGLRGVDPSLVDAAKGIGMSRVMRLARVELPLAWPPVLTGIRVSTQMLMGIAAIAAYASGPGLGNEIFRGIASLGSKNALNQVLAGTLGIIVLALLFDAAYVLIGRLTIPRGIRG, from the coding sequence GTGAGCTTCTGGGAGTACCTCGGCAATCGCCACCAGCAGCTGCTCGCGGACGCCTACCAGCACGCGAGCGTCGTCTTCCAGTGCATGGTCGTGGCGACGGTGATCGGGGTGCTGATCGGGGTCGCGACCTATCGGAGCGAGTGGGGCGGCAACCTCGCCACCACGGCCACCTCGACGATTCTGACCGTTCCCTCGCTCGCCATGATCGGTCTGCTCATCCCGGCCGTGGGCCTGGGCGTACCTCCCACGGTGATCGCCCTGACGCTGTACGGGCTGCTGCCGGTCGTGCGCAACGCGATCGTCGGGCTGCGCGGGGTCGATCCCTCGCTGGTGGACGCGGCCAAGGGCATCGGGATGTCCCGGGTGATGCGGCTGGCACGGGTCGAGCTGCCGCTCGCCTGGCCGCCCGTCCTGACCGGGATCCGGGTCTCGACCCAGATGCTGATGGGCATCGCCGCGATCGCCGCCTATGCCTCCGGACCCGGCCTCGGCAACGAGATCTTCCGCGGCATCGCCTCTCTGGGCAGCAAGAACGCGCTCAACCAGGTGCTCGCCGGCACGCTCGGGATCATCGTCCTCGCCCTGCTGTTCGATGCCGCGTACGTCCTCATCGGACGGCTGACCATTCCGAGGGGGATCCGTGGCTGA
- the hppD gene encoding 4-hydroxyphenylpyruvate dioxygenase, translating into MTQTTHHTPDTARQADPFPVKGMDAVVFAVGNAKQAAHYYSTAFGMRLVAYSGPENGSRETASYVLENGSARFVFTSVIKPATPWGHFLAQHVAEHGDGVIDLAIEVPDARRAHTYALEHGARSVAEPYELKDEHGTVVLAAIATYGETRHTLVERTGYDGPYLPGYTAAAPIVEPPAHRTFQAVDHCVGNVELGRMNEWVGFYNKVMGFTNMKEFVGDDIATEYSALMSKVVADGTLKVKFPINEPAIAKKKSQIDEYLEFYGGAGVQHIALNTNDIVQTVRTMRAAGVQFLDTPDSYYDTLGEWVGDTRVPVDTLRELKILADRDEDGYLLQIFTKPVQDKPTVFFELIERHGSMGFGKGNFKALFEAIEREQEKRGNL; encoded by the coding sequence ATGACGCAGACCACACACCACACTCCCGACACCGCCCGGCAGGCCGACCCCTTCCCGGTCAAGGGAATGGACGCGGTCGTCTTCGCCGTCGGCAACGCCAAGCAGGCGGCGCACTACTACTCGACCGCCTTCGGCATGCGGCTCGTGGCCTACTCCGGACCGGAGAACGGCAGCCGCGAGACCGCCTCGTACGTGCTGGAGAACGGCTCCGCCCGTTTCGTGTTCACCTCGGTCATCAAGCCCGCCACCCCCTGGGGCCACTTCCTCGCCCAGCACGTGGCCGAGCACGGCGACGGCGTGATCGACCTCGCCATCGAGGTCCCGGACGCCCGCCGCGCCCACACCTACGCCCTCGAGCACGGCGCCCGCTCGGTGGCGGAGCCGTACGAGCTGAAGGACGAGCACGGCACGGTCGTCCTCGCCGCGATCGCCACCTACGGCGAGACCCGCCACACCCTGGTCGAGCGCACGGGCTACGACGGCCCTTACCTCCCGGGCTACACCGCGGCCGCCCCGATCGTCGAACCGCCCGCCCACCGCACCTTCCAGGCCGTCGACCACTGCGTCGGCAACGTCGAGCTCGGCCGGATGAACGAGTGGGTCGGCTTCTACAACAAGGTCATGGGCTTCACGAACATGAAGGAGTTCGTGGGCGACGACATCGCCACCGAGTACAGCGCGCTGATGTCGAAGGTCGTGGCCGACGGCACGCTCAAGGTGAAGTTCCCGATCAACGAGCCCGCCATCGCCAAGAAGAAGTCCCAGATCGACGAGTACCTGGAGTTCTACGGCGGCGCGGGCGTCCAGCACATCGCGCTGAACACCAACGACATCGTGCAGACCGTGAGGACCATGCGCGCGGCGGGAGTTCAGTTCCTCGACACCCCCGACTCCTACTACGACACCCTCGGCGAGTGGGTCGGCGACACCCGGGTACCGGTCGACACGCTCAGGGAGTTGAAGATCCTCGCCGACCGCGACGAGGACGGCTATCTGCTGCAGATCTTCACCAAGCCGGTCCAGGACAAGCCGACCGTGTTCTTCGAACTCATCGAGCGGCACGGCTCGATGGGCTTCGGAAAGGGCAACTTCAAGGCACTGTTCGAGGCCATCGAGCGAGAGCAGGAGAAGCGGGGTAACCTCTGA